One genomic window of Lycium ferocissimum isolate CSIRO_LF1 unplaced genomic scaffold, AGI_CSIRO_Lferr_CH_V1 ctg1940, whole genome shotgun sequence includes the following:
- the LOC132042952 gene encoding protein FAR-RED ELONGATED HYPOCOTYL 3: MDIDLRLPSQDHDKEEEEQNGIINMLDNEEKMHSDDGMHGMLVVEEKMHAEDGGDMNSPIGTMIEFKEDVNLEPLAGMEFESHGEAYAFYQEYARSMGFNTAIQNSRRSKTSREFIDAKFACSRYGTKREYEKSANRPRSRQGNKQDPENATGRRACAKTDCKASMHVKRRSDGKWIIHRFEKEHNHELLPAQAVSEQTRRMYAAMARQFAEYKNVVGLRSDTKGPFDKGRNSSMEGGDVNVLLEFFIQMQNLNSNFFYAVDVGEDQRLKNLFWVDAKARHDYANFSDVVSFDTTYIRNKYKMPLALFVGVNQHFQFMHLGCALVSDESAATFSWVMRTWLKAMGGQAPRTVITDHDQVLKSVISEAWPSSLHHFCLWHILGKVSETLNHVIKQNEKFMPKFEKCIYRSWTDEEFEKRWRKLVDRFELREAELIHLLYEDRVKWAPTFTRGVLLAGMSTVQRSESVNSFFDKYVHKKTTVQEFVKQYEAILQDRYEEEAKADSDTWNKQPALKSPSPFEKHVAGLYTHAVFKKFQAEVLGAVACIPKKEKQDETAITFRVQDFEKTQEFIVTMNEMKSEISCICHLFEFKGYLCRHALIVLQICGVSSIPSQYILKRWTKDAKSKYSMTDGSEDVPSRVQRYNELCHRAMKLSEEGSLSQESYSFALRALDDAFGSCVTFNNSNQNMLEAGTSSASGLLCIEDDNQSRSMSKTNKKKNNFTKKRKVNSEPDVMAVGTADSLQQMDKLNSRHVTLDGYFGPQQSVQGMVQLNLMAPTRDNYYGNQQTIQGLGQLNSIAPTHDGYYGAQPTMHGLGQMDFFRTPSFQYGIRDEPNVRSAQLHDEASRHP, translated from the exons ATGGATATAGATCTTCGGCTGCCTTCTCAAGACCAtgataaggaagaagaagaacaaaatgGAATTATAAATATGCTTGACAATGAAGAAAAAATGCACAGTGATGATGGAATGCATGGGATGTTGGTTGTTGAAGAGAAGATGCATGCAGAAGATGGAGGGGATATGAACAGTCCCATAGGAACTATGATAGAGTTTAAGGAGGATGTGAACCTTGAACCGCTGGCTGGCATGGAATTTGAGTCACATGGCGAGGCTTATGCCTTTTATCAAGAGTATGCTCGGTCGATGGGATTCAATACAGCTATACAAAACAGCCGTCGCTCAAAGACATCAAGGGAATTCATTGATGCAAAATTTGCATGTTCTAGATATGGAACGAAACGGGAATATGAGAAGTCTGCAAATCGACCACGTAGTAGACAAGGAAACAAGCAGGATCCGGAAAATGCTACTGGTCGGCGAGCGTGTGCAAAGACAGATTGCAAAGCAAGTATGCATGTGAAGAGAAGGTCCGATGGGAAATGGATAATTCATAGATTCGAGAAAGAACATAATCATGAACTTTTACCTGCCCAAGCTGTTAGTGAACAAACAAGAAGGATGTATGCCGCAATGGCAAGACAATTTGCTGAATACAAAAATGTTGTTGGTCTGAGAAGTGACACAAAAGGTCCATTTGACAAAGGTCGAAATTCATCAATGGAAGGGGGAGACGTAAATGTTCTGTTAGAGTTCTTCATTCAGATGCAAAATCTTAATTCCAACTTCTTTTATGCTGTTGATGTGGGTGAAGATCAGCGTTTGAAGAACTTGTTTTGGGTTGATGCCAAAGCCAGGCATGACTATGCAAATTTCAGTGATGTTGTCTCTTTTGATACTACCTACATCAGAAACAAATATAAAATGCCCCTTGCTCTTTTTGTTGGGGTCAATCAGCATTTTCAGTTCATGCATCTTGGATGTGCTTTGGTCTCTGATGAGAGTGCAGCAACATTTTCTTGGGTAATGCGGACATGGTTGAAGGCAATGGGCGGTCAGGCTCCCAGGACAGTGATCACCGATCATGATCAGGTATTGAAGTCGGTCATTTCAGAGGCTTGGCCATCATCCCTCCATCATTTCTGTTTGTGGCATATCCTGGGAAAGGTGTCTGAAACACTGAATCATGTCATTAAACAGAATGAAAAGTTCATGCCAAAGTTTGAGAAATGTATTTACAGGTCATGGACAGATGAGGAGTTTGAAAAGAGGTGGAGAAAACTAGTTGATAGATTTGAACTCAGAGAAGCTGAATTGATCCATTTGCTGTATGAAGATCGTGTGAAATGGGCCCCTACATTTACAAGGGGTGTACTTTTAGCGGGAATGTCAACGGTCCAACGATCAGAGAGTGTGAACTCTTTCTTTGACAAATATGTACATAAGAAAACCACCGTCCAGGAGTTTGTAAAGCAATATGAAGCAATATTGCAAGATAGGTATGAGGAGGAGGCAAAGGCAGATTCTGATACGTGGAACAAACAACCTGCTTTGAAATCCCCATCACCATTTGAGAAGCATGTGGCAGGCCTTTATACACATGCTGTATTTAAGAAATTCCAGGCTGAGGTTTTGGGTGCAGTTGCTTGCATTCCTAAAAAAGAGAAGCAAGACGAGACAGCCATAACATTTAGAGTTCAAGATTTTGAGAAGACTCAAGAGTTCATTGTTACAATGAATGAAATGAAGTCAGAAATATCTTGTATATGTCATTTGTTTGAATTTAAAGGCTACTTATGTAGACATGCATTGATAGTTCTCCAAATATGTGGTGTTTCCTCTAtcccatctcagtatattttgAAGCGATGGACAAAAGATGCCAAGAGCAAGTACTCTATGACAGATGGATCTGAAGATGTGCCATCAAGGGTCCAGAGATATAATGAGCTATGTCATCGCGCAATGAAATTGAGTGAAGAAGGGTCGTTATCTCAAGAGAGCTATAGTTTTGCTCTTCGTGCACTTGATGACGCTTTTGGGAGTTGTGTAACTTTTAATAACTCAAATCAGAACATGTTGGAAGCTGGCACATCATCAGCCTCTGGTCTTCTCTGTATTGAAGATGATAACCAAAGTAGGAGTATGAGCAAGacaaacaagaagaagaataacTTTACTAAGAAACGGAAG GTGAACTCGGAGCCTGATGTTATGGCTGTTGGGACAGCAGACAGCTTGCAACAAATG GACAAATTGAACTCCAGACATGTGACTCTTGATGGTTATTTTGGCCCGCAACAAAGTGTTCAAGGAATG GTACAGTTAAACTTAATGGCACCAACTCGTGATAACTACTATGGAAACCAACAGACTATTCAGGGCCTT GGACAGTTAAACTCTATAGCTCCTACACATGATGGCTATTATGGTGCTCAGCCAACAATGCATGGGCTG GGGCAAATGGACTTTTTCCGCACTCCAAGTTTCCAATATGGCATCCGG GATGAACCCAATGTAAGATCTGCTCAATTGCATGACGAAGCATCTAGACATCCCTGA